A single region of the Longimicrobium sp. genome encodes:
- a CDS encoding OmpA family protein — protein MNVHVKKLAAVAGLVSLAGCASMNNTQRGAAVGAGAGGAIGAVIGHNTGSTARGAIIGAVIGGAAGAVIGHQMDRQAQDLEGDLGNNASVERVGEGIAVTFASGILYPFDSDQILPAGRENLRQLAQSLQRYPGTEVLIVGHTDSQGTDAYNMALSQRRADSARNFLVSMGIPGQRIRTAGRGESEPVASNESEAGRQQNRRVEIAIFASEQYRQQILNEYGRGGAQP, from the coding sequence ATGAACGTGCACGTGAAGAAGCTCGCGGCCGTGGCCGGCCTGGTGTCGCTGGCCGGCTGCGCGAGCATGAACAACACGCAGCGCGGCGCGGCGGTGGGCGCCGGCGCGGGTGGCGCCATCGGCGCGGTGATCGGGCACAACACCGGCAGCACGGCGCGCGGCGCCATCATCGGCGCGGTCATCGGCGGCGCCGCCGGCGCGGTGATCGGACACCAGATGGACCGCCAGGCGCAGGACCTCGAGGGCGACCTGGGGAACAACGCCTCGGTCGAGCGCGTGGGCGAGGGGATCGCGGTGACGTTCGCGTCGGGAATCCTGTATCCCTTCGACTCGGACCAGATCCTCCCCGCCGGCCGCGAGAACCTGCGGCAGCTCGCGCAGAGCCTGCAGCGCTATCCCGGCACCGAGGTGCTGATCGTGGGCCACACCGACAGCCAGGGCACCGACGCGTACAACATGGCGCTGTCGCAGCGGCGCGCGGACTCGGCCAGGAACTTCCTGGTTTCGATGGGCATCCCCGGCCAGCGCATCCGCACCGCCGGCCGCGGCGAGTCGGAGCCGGTGGCGTCGAACGAGAGCGAGGCGGGGCGCCAGCAGAACCGCCGCGTGGAGATCGCGATCTTCGCCAGCGAGCAGTACCGCCAGCAGATCCTGAACGAGTACGGCCGCGGCGGCGCCCAGCCGTAA
- a CDS encoding isochorismatase family cysteine hydrolase, translated as MPSKNPDLHGNVPDSAPVALVLIDVINDMEFPGGERLIEHALPAAERIAELKRKAREAGVPVIYCNDNFGRWRSDFHDVVEHVLDDGVRGAPIARLLKPDREDYFVLKPKHSAFYATTLATLLEYLGARRLILCGFSGDVCVLFTAGDAHMRDFHLHVPSDCSASISPEEDRRVLAYMRRTLNADTTPSTRLDLEALMTRRDEDPKRGKQKGLTQSQQSQQSQQ; from the coding sequence ATGCCCTCCAAGAACCCCGATCTGCACGGCAACGTCCCCGACTCGGCGCCGGTGGCGCTGGTGCTGATCGACGTGATCAACGACATGGAGTTTCCCGGCGGCGAGCGGCTGATCGAGCACGCGCTCCCCGCGGCGGAGCGGATCGCGGAGCTGAAGCGGAAGGCGCGCGAGGCCGGGGTGCCGGTGATCTACTGCAACGACAACTTCGGCCGCTGGCGCTCGGACTTCCACGACGTGGTGGAGCACGTGCTGGACGACGGGGTGCGCGGCGCGCCCATCGCGCGGCTGCTGAAGCCGGACCGCGAAGACTACTTCGTGCTGAAGCCCAAGCACTCCGCCTTCTACGCGACCACGCTCGCCACGCTGCTGGAGTACCTGGGCGCGCGGCGGCTGATCCTGTGCGGCTTCAGCGGCGACGTGTGCGTGCTCTTCACCGCCGGCGACGCGCACATGCGCGACTTCCACCTGCACGTGCCGTCGGACTGCTCCGCCTCCATCTCGCCCGAGGAGGACCGGCGCGTGCTGGCCTACATGCGCCGCACGCTCAACGCCGACACTACGCCGTCCACACGCCTCGACCTGGAGGCACTGATGACGCGCAGGGACGAAGATCCGAAACGAGGAAAACAGAAGGGTCTCACGCAGAGTCAGCAGAGTCAGCAGAGTCAGCAGTAA
- a CDS encoding restriction endonuclease yields MPSHSDHVARIRAMGRDDLHALLARVRAGRTPGWPAGRAFEYLVLRAFELDGATVRWPFTVSMADETVEQIDGAVYAANLSCIVETKDTVAPIDIIALAKMRTQLARRPAATVGLVISKSGFTNAATTLAGYFAPQTVLLIAGDELDEAMATGGMVAMLMAKYRECVEEGGTQTLKGSRRLR; encoded by the coding sequence ATGCCCTCGCATTCTGACCACGTCGCGCGCATCCGCGCGATGGGACGGGACGATCTCCACGCGCTCCTGGCGCGGGTCAGGGCCGGCCGCACGCCGGGCTGGCCCGCAGGGCGCGCGTTCGAATACCTTGTGCTGCGGGCCTTCGAGCTCGACGGGGCGACGGTCCGCTGGCCGTTCACCGTGAGCATGGCCGACGAAACCGTGGAGCAGATCGACGGCGCGGTCTATGCCGCCAATCTCTCCTGCATCGTCGAGACGAAGGATACCGTAGCGCCGATCGACATCATCGCGCTCGCAAAGATGCGGACGCAGCTCGCGAGGCGCCCGGCCGCGACGGTCGGGCTGGTGATCAGCAAGTCCGGATTCACCAACGCGGCGACCACGCTGGCCGGCTACTTCGCTCCCCAGACCGTCCTGCTCATTGCGGGTGATGAACTGGACGAAGCGATGGCAACCGGGGGAATGGTCGCGATGTTGATGGCGAAGTACCGGGAATGCGTGGAGGAAGGGGGCACGCAGACCTTGAAAGGGTCGAGGAGGCTGCGATGA
- a CDS encoding LptF/LptG family permease, with protein sequence MTRLLSRYVARTFLTTFILLVLGLPFLFVIADVTDNIDTYMERGITGSKLALGYLYQLPLFIQWAFPIAALVATVFTVGGMTRHQEITAAKAGGVSFYRIFLPIALLSVLLSVAAFGLGELTPITLQKRAVLMGDQTMIRTGPRINFVYQTEREGVLTARRLDPEVGELSQLVLERNARGSQPGMHRIAERATWTRGRGWLLQRGYIRELHADGREVTIHFDSIRVPGLVETPEDLLGEPRPPEAMGYREMDRFVGAIERSGGDANPLKVERAQKLAIPLAVMVIVLFGAPLATSNQRGGTAFGVGISLGVTIVYMLLFRVGKAVGSSGAVDPTLAAWFPNLLFLTAGLALMSRVRT encoded by the coding sequence GTGACCCGCCTGCTTTCGCGCTACGTGGCCAGGACCTTCCTCACCACCTTCATCCTGCTGGTGCTGGGGCTGCCGTTCCTGTTCGTGATCGCCGACGTCACGGACAACATCGACACCTACATGGAGCGGGGGATCACCGGCAGCAAGCTGGCGCTGGGCTACCTGTACCAGCTCCCGCTCTTCATCCAGTGGGCCTTCCCCATCGCCGCGCTGGTGGCGACGGTGTTCACCGTGGGGGGGATGACGCGCCACCAGGAGATCACCGCCGCCAAGGCGGGCGGTGTGAGCTTCTACCGCATCTTTCTCCCCATCGCGCTGCTCTCCGTGCTCCTCTCCGTGGCCGCGTTCGGGCTGGGCGAGCTGACGCCCATCACCCTGCAGAAGCGCGCGGTGCTGATGGGCGACCAGACCATGATCCGCACCGGGCCGCGCATCAACTTCGTGTACCAGACCGAGCGCGAGGGGGTGCTGACGGCGCGGCGGCTGGACCCCGAGGTGGGCGAGCTGAGTCAGCTGGTGCTGGAGCGCAACGCGCGCGGCAGCCAGCCGGGGATGCACCGTATCGCCGAGCGCGCCACGTGGACGCGCGGGCGCGGGTGGCTCCTGCAGCGCGGCTACATCCGCGAGCTGCACGCCGACGGGCGCGAGGTGACCATCCACTTCGACTCGATCCGCGTTCCCGGGCTGGTGGAGACCCCCGAGGACCTGCTGGGCGAGCCCAGGCCGCCCGAAGCGATGGGGTACCGGGAGATGGACCGCTTCGTGGGCGCCATCGAGCGCTCGGGCGGCGACGCCAACCCGCTGAAGGTGGAGCGCGCGCAGAAGCTGGCCATCCCCCTGGCGGTGATGGTGATCGTGCTCTTCGGCGCGCCGCTGGCCACCAGCAACCAGCGCGGCGGCACCGCCTTCGGCGTGGGGATCAGCCTGGGCGTGACGATCGTCTACATGCTCCTGTTCCGCGTGGGGAAGGCAGTCGGCAGCAGCGGCGCCGTCGATCCCACGCTGGCGGCCTGGTTCCCCAACCTGCTCTTCCTGACCGCCGGCCTGGCGCTGATGTCGCGCGTGCGAACGTAG